DNA sequence from the Acidobacteriota bacterium genome:
CTGGCGCCGGACGAGGCGGCGGGTAAGGACGCCGTTCCGGAGGACGTATTCGAGGACATAGAGCGCCTGGCGGAAGAGTGCCGTTTTCGGGACTGCGCCCATCAGGGGGAGCCGGGCTGCGCCGTGGCCGCTGCCCTCGCCAGCGAAGAACTTGACCACGATCGTCTGCGTAGTTACGAAAAGCTGCAACGCGAGGCGACCTTCCAGCGATTGCGCGAGGAGGGCCGCGGTGCGCTGGCCGAAAAACAGAAGTGGCTGGCCCACCGCATCAAGGAGGCGAAAGCGACCAAGGGGAATCGCCACAAACGATAGGTGGAATGCCAGGTTTCGAGCCCATCCAGACCGTTCTCCGGCGCTGGCATAGAGGAAGGTCCCGGGCCGAATCGTACAATGGCGGAGGGCATGTATTCCTCACGACAAGTCATGTCCCATGGACAACGGAAGCGAACAGGAGAAGCGATGAACCATCTGAAGGCTGGAATTCACAAGGCGCTGATCGTGCTGGCCCTTGCCGCGCTCGCCGTCAGCGTGCCGGTGCTGGCGGACCATCACGCCGGCGCGAGCGAAGTCGAGCGGATCGAGAAGGGCAATCTGGTGATCGAGGGAATTCCGGAGATTCCGGAAGAACTGACGGATCGTCTGCGGCGCTACCAGAACACCCGTTCCGCGGGCCTCCAGGGCTGGCATCCGGACGGCAAGGGGATCTTGGTCTCCACCCGTTTCGGCGAGACCAGCCAGATCCACTGGGTCCGGGAGCCCGGAGGGGCACGGCGCCAACTCACATTCTTCGACGAGCCGGTGGGCGGCGCCTCCCTGAGTTCCGACGCCGAAGTCAACGGCTTCCTGTTCCAGAAGGACGTCGGTGGTTCGGAGTTCTTCCAGCTCTTCTTCTTCGATCTGGCGACCGGCGACTACCGCATGCTGTCCGACGGCAAGTCGCGCAATGGCGGTGCGGTGTGGTCCGACGATGGCCAGCGCTACGCCTACTTCACCACCCGCCGCAACGGCACCGACTGGGACATCTATCTCGGAGACATCACCGACGGCACGTCGCAGGCGGTGCTCGAAGAGGGCAAGACCTGGGCTCCGATTGAGTTCTCGCCGAATGGCGACAAGCTCCTGGTGATCCGCTTGGTCTCCGCCAACGAGTCCTACCCCCACATGCTGGACCTCGCCTCGGGCAAGCTGACGGAGCTGAATCCGAGCGATGAGAGGGTGGCCTACGGCGGTGCGACCTTCTCGAAGGACGGCAAGGGCATCTACTTCTCGACGGACCTCGACGCTGAGTTCGAACAGCTCCGCTATTACGACATTGAAAGCGGCGAGAGCAAGGTACTGACCGGCGATATTCCGTGGGATGTCGGCAGCATCAACCTGTCCGCCGACGGTGAGCTTTTGGCCTTCACCGTCAACGAGGGCGGCATTTCGCGCCTGCACGTTCGCAGGACGGAAGATTTCTCGCCGGTCGAGATTCCCGCCCTGCCGACCGGCCAGGTGGTCGGTCTGGAGTTCAACCCCGCGGGCGATAAGCTGGGCTTCATCGTCAGTTCGCCGCAGACGCCCGGCGACGTCTACTCGATTGACTTCGAGAACAACGCTCTGGAGCGCTGGACCTACTCGGAAGTCGGCGGGCTCGACACTGAGACCTTCACCAGCCCGGAGCTGGTCGAATTCCCGACCTTTGACGAGGTGGGCGGCGAGCCGCGCATGATCCCCGCTTTCTACTACCGGCCGAAGGGCCCCGGCCCGCATCCGGTGCTGATCCAAATCCACGGCGGTCCGGAGGGCCAGGCGCGGCCCTTCTTCAACTCCTCCGTGCCGTTCCTGATGGAGGAGTTGGGCATCGCCGTGGTGGTGCCCAACGTGCGCGGCTCCTCGGGTTACGGCAAGAGCTATCTGCTGCTCGACAACGGCTTCAAGCGCGAGGACTCCGTCAAGGACATCGGCGCTCTGCTCGACTGGATCGAGGCACAGCCGGAACTCGACGCTTCACGCATGGCGGTGATGGGCGGCAGCTACGGCGGCTATATGGTGCTTGCCTCGATGGTGCACTACAACGACCGGCTGCGCGCTGGCATCGACATCGTCGGCATCAGCAACTTCGTCACCTTCCTGAAGAACACCCAGGACTACCGGCGGGACCTGCGCCGGGTCGAGTACGGCGACGAGCGCGACCAGGAGATGCACGACTTCCTGCAGAAGATCTCGCCCAACAACCAGGCGGACAAAATCACCAAGCCGATGTTCATCGTGCAGGGCTTGAATGATCCCCGCGTACCGGTGACCGAGAGTGAGCAGATGGTGGAGGAGATCCGCAAGAACGGTGGCGACGTCTGGTACCTGCTGGCGAAGGACGAAGGCCACGGCTTCCGCAAGAAGGGCAACCGCGACTACTACGCCAGCGCGACGGTGCTGTTCCTGCAGCAGCACCTCCTCGGCGAAGGCGGCGAGGAATCGGGTGCGATGGACAAAGCCGCCCGCTAGCCACCACCCCGACGGGCGGAGCGATTCCGGCTCCGTCCGTTCCTTCTCGAGATGACCGCCACTCTCACCCAGCGCCAAGCCCGTCGCCTGGCGCTGCTGAGAGCCGGTCTGATCAAGCCCTCATGGAGCGGCATGCCCGCCCGCGGCGCCCGCTACGGTCGGGCCGCGGCGCTGAAAGTGATCCGGCGATTCGGCTATCTACAGCTCGATACGGTTTCGATCGCCGGCGCCCGCAGTCATGTGCTGGTGCTGCTCTCGCGGCTCACCGGCTTCGATCCGGCGCTCGGAGAGCGGCTGCTCGAACCCGGCGAGCCGCTGTTCGAGTACTGGGGTCACGAGGCGAGCTGGCTGCCGCTGGAGCTGTACCCGGCCTTCGAGTTTCGCCGTCGCGAGTGTGCGAGGCATCCCTGGTGGGGAGACTTGATCGGCAAGCACCAGGACGTCGCCGACGGGCTGATCGCGCGTATTGCCGCGGAAGGCCCCCTGCGCTCGGCGGATTTCGAGGAGGGCGGCCGGCGCAAGGGCGATCGTGCCGGCTGGTGGAACCTCAAGGTCGCCGCCAAGGTGGCTACGGCGCTGTGGTCCTGCGGCCGCCTGGCGATCCGTCGCCGGAGCGCTTTTCAGCGCCACTACGATCTCGCCGAGCGGGTCATTCCCGAGGAGCTGCGAGGCCGGCCGCTGGGCCGGGAGGACGCTCTGCCGATCTTGTTGGAACGTGCCCTTGCCGGCCACGGTTGGGCTACCACCGGCACCTTGGCCGCGACCTGGCGGCTCAAGAGTCTTCGGCCCGCCATCGATTCGGCCCTGCGTCGGTTGACGGACGAGGGGCGGATCCTTCCCTGCCGATTGCTGGTGGGGCGGAGCAAGGCAGACGCCATCGGTTGGGTCCGGCCGCAGGATCTGGAGTTCGCCGATCGGTTGGGTGACCTCCGTCCGAGGCGCGGCCGTGGTGTCTTGCTGTCGCCCTTCGATCCGGTGTTGTGGGATCGCGGGCGGGTGCAGACGCTGTTCGGTTTCGAGCAGCTCTTGGAGATCTTCAAACCGGCGCCGCAACGGCGCTGGGGATACTTCTGCCTGCCCGTTCTGGCCGGTGACTCGTTGATCGGGCGGGTGGATCTCAAGGCCGAGAACGCCGCCGGGCGGCTGCGGGTGCTCTCACGGCATTTCGAGCGATCGAAGCCGACGGCCGCGGACCGTTCGGCCATGGACTCCGCTCTAGAACGACACGGTGAGGCTCTGTCGCTGGCCGTGGCCGATGACTGAACCCACCTGCTAACCTCCGGCCCATGAACGCCAAGATCCGCCCCTTCGCCCTCTCCGTTGCCCTCCTCCTGTTCGCCGCCATCGCTTGCGCCGAGTCGCCGGCCAGGACACCGGCGGCCCAGCGGGACCTGGGCGATATCGAGTTTCCCACCTCCGGCGAGCCGGCCGCTCAGAGCCACTTCGAGCGCGGCATGCTGTGGCTCCACAGCTTCGAGTACGAGGATGCCCGGAGCGAGTTCCGGAAGGCCCTGGAGGTCGACCCGGACTACGTCATGGCGGTGTGGGGCGAGGCGCTGACCTTTCATCATCCGATCTGGGTGCGGCAGGACGTGGAGCGCGGCCGCCGTGCCCTCGAACGGCTCGGACAAGGCCGCGAGGCGCGCCTTTCGAAGGCCCCGACGGTGCGGGAGCGCGGCTACCTGGAAGCGGTCGAGGCACTTTTCGGGGAGGGTACCAAGGAAGAGCGCGATGCGGCCTACGCGGCGGCCATGGGGAGTCTCGTCGAGCGCTATCCGGAGGACCAGGAGGCGGCCAGCCTGTATGCCCTAGCGATCCTCGGCACGGCCCAGGGCGACCGCGACTTTGCAACCTACATGCGCGCCGCTGCCATTGCCGAAGAGGTCTATCGGCGAAATCCCCGTCATCCCGGTGCCCTGCACTACTTGATTCACTCCTACGACGATCCCATCCATGGTCCCCTCGGCTTGCGGGCGGCCCGGGTGTATGCCGACGTCGCGCCTTCCGCGCCGCACGCTCTGCATATGCCGTCGCACATCTTCTTTGCCTTGGGGATGTGGGACGAATCGGCGGCCTCGAACGTCGACTCCTTCGACGCTGCGGCGGCCCGCGGCCGGCGCAACGACCACGCTCTGTACTGGTTGCACTACACCCTTTTGCAGCAGGGTCGCTGGAATTCCGCCCGCGAGCGGCTGGAGTTCTTGGTCGCGGAACTGAAGGACAAGGACGATCCCCGGGGCTGGCGGCATCTCGCGTACTTGCGGGCGAGCCACGGCGTCGAAACCGGCCAGTGGCCGTCGACTCCAGGCGATGTGGAGGGCAAGGTCGATTCCTCGCTGGTGCGGGCGGCGGATCTCTACGCCGCCGGCACCATGGGCTGGTCCAAGGGCAACCTGCCGGCGGCCGAGGCGGCCCTCGCCAGGCTCAAGGAAGTCGCAGGAGACCTCTCCGAGGGGGACGAAGCGGCCTTTCTGGCGGGCCAGCTCGAAGGGCGATTGCTGCTCTACAAGGGACAGTCCGACGAGGGCATCGAGCTGCTGCGCCGGGTGGCCGACGCGGAAGACAACCGCAGCTACGAGATCGGCCCGCCGATGCCTCCCAAGCCCACCCGCGAGGTGCTCGGTGAAGGCCTGCTCAACCTCGGACGACCGGCCGAGGCGCGCCAGGAGTTCGAGGCGGTGCTGGAGCGCTTTCCGGGACGGGCTTGGACCCTACGGTCGCTGATTCGGGCCCTGTGCAAGGTGGAAGACTTTCCGGCGGCCCATCGGGCGATGGGTCAACTCGAAGGCTACCGCCGGAATGCCGAGCCAGGATCCGAGGCCATTCCCACCTGTGACCATTAGATCCGCTACGCCTCGGCGGCGGCGGCGACCGGGTCCAGCCAGCCCCAGCGGTCTTCCGTCGTGCCGTCGAAGATTCCGCGGAACATCTCCTGCAATTTGCGGGTGATCGGCCCCGGCCGGCCGTCGCCGATGTCGAGGCCGTCGACGGTGCGCACCGGCACGATCTCGGCGGCGGTGCCGGTCAAGAACATCTCGTCAGCGCCGTAGACCCGCTCGCGGATCAAGTTCTCTTCGCGCACCGGAATACCGATCTCGGCGGCCAGGCGGAAGACCGTGGCGCGGGTGATGCCAGAGAGCACCGAGGCGGCCAGAGGCGGGGTCACCAGCTCGCCGCCGATCACCAGAAACAGATTCTCGCCTGCCCCTTCGCTGACGAAGCCCGCGGTATTCAGAGCAATACCCTCGGTGTAGCCGTGACGCTGCGCTTCCTGCGACACCAGGCGGGAACTCAAGTAGTGGCCGCCGGCCTTCGCCATCAGCGGGGTGGCGTTGCTCGGCGGGCGCTGCCAGGAAGAGAACCCCACGTCGATGCCGTGGGCGTGGGACTCTTCGCCCAGGTAGGCGCCCCAAGGGAAGGCCGCAATGGCCAGTTCCACCTCGCAACCCCGGCCGGTCAGGCCGATGCCGCCGGCGCCCAGGTAGGCGATCGGTCGCACATAGGCTGCGCCCAGGTCGTTGGCGGTCACCACATCGCGACAGGCGTCGAACACCTCGTCGAAGCTCCAGGGAATGTCCAGGCGGTAGATCCGGGCCGAGGCGAACAGCCGCAGAAGGTGGTCGCGCAGGCGAAAGATGCAGGTTCCCTGGTGCGTCTCGTAGGCTCGGATGCCCTCGAAGACCGAGGTGCCGTAATGCAGGCCGTGGGTCATGATGTGGCAGGTCGCGTTCTCCCAGGGGACCAGGGAGCCGTTGTGCCAGATCGCTTCGGCGCGTTTGTTCATCGGGGTTTGCGCTCCTATTCCAACATTCCTCTCGACCTACGAGGGGAGTGATTCCAGCGGATTCCGGCCTACCAGTATGGCGGACCGGCTCGAAAGGCTCAAGGTGAGCCGCTGGGTCAGTTTCGCGACGACGTCCGTAAACGCCAGACAATCCAGGCACTTACGACGAGGTCGAAACTCAGGCAGGCGACGGCATACCGGGCCGGCGCAAGGGAGCGCCCTGGACCGACGAAATGAAGACCCAGGTCCCACACCGTATGAAGGCCCCAGCCGGCGGCGAGCCAATAGCCGGAGCGCCGAATTCCCAGCAGGGCAAACAGGCTGAACAGCAAGACCCCGGCCAGCTCGATCGCCAACCACCCGCTACCCGCCTCGGAGATGCCCCCGAAGAACACGTAGATCCAGGCGGCGATCATCAGGCCGACGGCGAGGATTCCGCGGCTGCCCTGCCGGCGAAGGGTGGCCAGACGCAGGAAGAGCGCCGCCAGAGCGGCACCGACCACCAGCCAGAAGAGGATCTGCAGATGAGACAGCGTCGCCGACTCCATCGGGTCAGGAAGGCTTCGCCACGGTGAACTCGAAGTCGAAAACATGGCGCTCGGCGTGCCCGGTGGAGAAGGTCCCTTCGCCCTGCAGGCCGGCCAATGCTCCGGTCCCGGATCCCGGCACCACGGTGCAGATGGCGCTGGCGATGCCCTTGGCGTAGCTGCCGGCGTGGTGCAGCACGAAAGAGCCCTCCCTGCCTCCGACCTGGCCCGTCACCAGCTCCTGGCCGACGAAACTCGCCGAGCCGTCCGGCCGGTAGGTCATCAGGTAGTCGAGGGTGCCCTCACCTTCGATCACCCCCGAGAATCCCTTGGAGATCTGCGCCCGGGTCAATTTCCGCCCATCGTCGCCTTCGGAATAGGCGATTTCGTTCCAGGAACGGATCTCGAAGGTGGTGCTGGGATTTTCGGTCAAGGGGGCTCCTTTCGCAGTGGGGGAAGTGCTGACCCTTGCAGCCTACCAGGCTGACAGTTCTCGCTTGGGCACGGTGGACCTCACTTATCGTGTTACGATATGTTGATCGATCGGTGCAACGTAGGAGGGTGTATGGCTCAGACCACCGTTTCCCCCAAGTTTCAAGTCGTCATTCCCAAGGAAGTTCGGCAACAGGTCCCTATTTTCAAGGGTCAGCGCTTGGGCGTGATCGTCAAGAACGGTCTCATCACCTTGGTTCCGGATCGGCCCATCGCTGAAATGAGAGGGTTTCTTCGCGGGATACCGACGGAAGGAGTTCGGGAGAAGAAGGATCGAATGTGAATCTGGTCGATTCTTCTGGCTGGCTTGAGTTCTTCTCCGATGGTCCTCTTGCCGATCACTATGCCGAGTACCTAGCAGACCCCTCGAAAGTCCTGACTCCGACGGTAGTGCTGTATGAGGTCTACAAGTGGATCAAGCGTTCACGGTCGGAAGAAGAGGCTCTGATCGTCGCCGCGCGTCTTACGGGAACCATGGTGGTTTCGCTCCAGCCTACGGTGGCTCTGGAGGCCGGTGACCTGAGCCTGGAGCACGGATTGGCGATGGCCGACGCTCTGATCTACGCGACCGCCCTGCACCATCAAGCTTCGGTCATCACCAGCGATGCTGACTTCGAGCACCTGCCAGGGGTCGTCTACTTAGCTAAATCGTAGAAAGATTCTGCGGCAGCGAACGAGGGCTTCTCGGCACTGGAGCCGGTGCGTCATTGCGCATGCGGTCATCACCTGGTACGATGCTTCCGGTCCTATTCAATAATCAGCGGAACTGCTGTTGTGTTGGAGTGCTGATGAGGGAATCCGCCTGATTTGGCGGGGTTCTGGATGGAACGGTGTCACGCGCCGCTTGCCGAGAGTGTGCTTCTTGATGCGTGCTTCACTATTTTCTTGTAGGGGGTTGAGTCTGCCGGCGGGATGGCCGCTCACTCCTTTGCGCGACCTTGTAGGGAACTTCCCGTGGCCTGGTTGGCCGGTTCCCGCTCATTTCCTTGGAGGCAACTGAATGCACCGACCGAGTTTTCCGCTAAAGACCCTTAGTGTGGTGGCGGCTCTGGCCGCGCTATTGTTCACCGGCGGGCTTTGGGCCGTCGGCCCGGACGCCGGTGAAGGCCACAGCCTGCGCGACTTCGATGCGCGGGTGCGCTACAACCAAACCTTCAAAGTCGACCCCACGGCGGGCCAGCAGCAGAGAATCGCGGCGATGAGCGCCGCGGTGCCGGAGATGGCCGTCACCTTCGAGGAGACCACGGGCGCCACCCGCACGGTCTACAACCAGACCGGTTATCTAACCGGTCCTCGCAGCGGTGAGCCGCTGGCGATCGCCAAGGACTATCTCCAGACTCAGCTCGGACTCCTCGGGCTCGACGGGAGCGATTTCGCCGGCCACGAGCTGACGGATCTGGTGCCCAGCCGGGTGACTGGTGCCAGTCACGTCTACCTGCGCCAGGTCCATCAGGGCATTCCGGTCTACAACGGCCAGCTCCACGTCAACGTCAACCGCGAAGGGCGAATTCTCGGCGTCAACAACTCCTTCTTGCCGAAGCTGGCCTTGGCCGTCAACCGGGCACAGCCCGGCCTGCGGGCCGTCGAGGCCGTCCGCATCGCCGCCGAGCACCTGGGGCTGCCGGTGGACATTCGCGCGCTGACCCGCCCGAACGGAGTGCGTCAGACCACTCGCCTGCGGGCCCGGGGTGTGTCCTTGGACGAGGTTGAGGCAAGCCTGATGTGGTTGCCGGTCCGACGCGGTGAGGCGCGGCTGGTGTGGAACTTCAACGTGCGCACGCCGGACGGCATACACCACTATGACTTCAATATCGATGCGCACGACGGCAGGGTGTGGACCCGCTTCGACTGGACCCGCAGCGACAGTTACCGGGTCTACCCGATTCCGGCCGAGTCGCCGAGCCACGTTTCGCCGGTGCCGCCGGCCGACGGCCGCACCCTGGTATCGGATCCGGCGTCCACCGCTGCATCGCCCCTCGGCTGGCACGATACCGGGACCACCAGCTACACGATCATGCGCGGCAACAACGCCCACGCCTTCCCGGACACCGACGGCAACGGCGCACCTCCCGCTTCGGAGACGAGCTGCGGGGCGTCGCTGGATTGCGACTTCTCGATCAACCTCAATCAAGCGCCGAGCCAGTACCAGCCGGCGGCGACGGCAAATGCCTTCTACTGGAACAACATCCTGCACGACATCCAGTACCTCTACGGTTTCGACGAGGCGGCCGGTAACTTCCAGCAGAACAACTTCGGCAACGGCGGCGCCGGTGGCGACTACGTCAATGTGTCGGTGCAGTCGGGCAACTTCCGGTGCCCGAACAACGCGTTCTTCTCGACTCCGCCGGATGGCGGCAACGGCGCCATGCTGATGTGCCTCTGGACCTCGCCGAACCCGGACCGGGACGGCGATCTCGACAACGGCATCATGGCCCACGAGTTCGGCCACGGCGTGTCGATCCGTCAGGTCGGTGGTCCGTCCAATTCGAGCTGCTTGAACAACAACCAGCAGGCCGGTGAGGGCTGGAGCGACCTGATGTCGTTGATGTACACCCACGAAGTGGGCGATCAGGGCACGGACCCGCGCGGTATCGGCACCTACGCCCTCAATCAACCGACGTCCGGCGCCGGCATTCGCACCCAGCGCTACTCCACCAATCCCGCGGTCAACAACCACACCTACGAGTCGATCCAGGGGATGGCGATCCCGCACGGCGTCGGCGAGGTGTGGGCGCAGGCGTACTGGGAGGTGTATTGGGCGCTGGTGGATCAGTACGGCTTCGATCCGGACCTCTACGACGCCTCCGGCGGCTCCGGCAACCAGCGGGCGATGTTCTACTTCAACGAGGGACTGAAGAACACCGCCTGCTCGCCGACCTTCGTCGACAATCGAGACGGCATCATCCAGGCGGCGACGGACAATTTCGGCGGCGCCGATGTTTGCCTGATCTGGGAGACCTTCGCGGCCTTCGGCCTAGGCGAGGATGCCGTCTCCGGCGGCTCCGGCTCGACCAACCCGACCAACGGCTTCGCGGTGCCGGCTTCCTGCGCCTGTCAGCCTTCGGCGGTGGCCGATGCCGGCCCGGACCAGTCCATCTGCCTGGGCGACTCGGCGACGGTCGGCACTCCGGCCCTTGCCGGACACAGCTATAGCTGGGCGCCGGGCGGTCAGTCGACGGCTCAGATCTCCGTCAGCCCGTCGACTTCGACCACCTACACGGTGACGGCGACGACCACCTGTGGTTCCGCTCAGGATTCCGCCACGGTGACCGTCGACAGCGGCACCGGCGGTGGCCTGAACGACGATTTCGAAGGCAGCGTCGCTGGCTGGACCACCTCCGGCCTGTGGCACGTGGCGACCAATTCGACCTGCGCCAGCCCGCAGAACGGCTACACCTCGCCGGTCAACGCCTTCTACTATGGCCAGGATTCGACCTGCAACTACGACTCCGGCGCCGCCAACAGCGGCTCCTTGACCTCGCCGGTGATCACCGGGATCACCGCGTCGTCGACCCTGACCTTCCAGTATCTCCGTCAGGTGGAGAGCTTCAGCGGAGCCTTTGATTCGACGGTGGTCGAGATTGTCACCGGCAGTGGGGCGACGACGGTGTTCGCCCTCGATTCGTCGGACGCATCGACCTCCGTGTGGGAGTCGAGCGGTGCGATCTCGCTGAGTGCCTTCGCCGGTCAGAGCATTCAGGTGCGTTTCACCTTCGATACCAGCGATAACGTCGACAACGATCAGATCGGCTGGTTCGTCGACGATGTGGTGGTGACCGGGGATTCGCCGTGCACGCCGTCGAACACCCCGCCGACGGTGACCATCTCTTCGCCGGCGGATCCGACCACCGTGACGCAAGGCGCTTCGGTGACCTTCACCGGCACCGCGACGGACGCCGAGGACGGTACCCTCACGGGTTCGCTGTCCTGGAGCTCGAACCTGGACGGCGCCATTGGTTCCGGCGGTTCGTTCTCGACCTCGTCGCTCTCCATCGGCACCCACACGGTGACCGCTTCGGTGACCGACAGCGGCAGCCTCTCGGGTTCCGACACGGTGACCGTCACGGTCAACGCGCCGACCAACGACGTGCCGAACGTCAACATTTCGTCGCCGGCGGATCCGACGACGGTGACCGAGGGCACTTCGGTGACCTTCACCGGCACGGCGACGGACACCGAGGACGGCACCTTGACGGGTTCGTTGTCCTGGAGTTCGAACCTGGACGGCGTGATCGGTGCCGGTGGTTCGTTCTCGACCTCGTCGCTGTCCGTGGGTGCTCACACGGTGACCGCCTCGGTCACCGACAGTGGCGGTGCCACCGGCTCCGACACGGTCAGCGTGACGGTCAATGCGGACACCCCGGGTTGCTCCGACTGCATCGACTGGAGCGTCACCGGCACGGTGTCGTACTCGACGCAGGACGCCAGCGCCGACGTGACGGTGGAGGACGGCGGAGATACCTTGCTGCTGGAGCAGAACACCTGGCGGCGGACGACGGATACCTTCACCGTCACCTCCAACACGGTGCTGGAGTTCGACTTCTCGTCCACCGACGAGGGTGAGATCCACGGCATCGGCTTCGACGAGGACGACACCATCAGCAACGCTGTCCGGGTGTTCCAGGTGCACGGCACCCAGAACTGGGGGAGCGCCAACCACGACTTCGATAATTACGTCGCGGGCAGTGGTTTCGTCACCTATTCGATTCCGGTGGGGCAGTACTACACCGGCAGCGGGTTGCGTTTGGTGCTGGTCAACGACAAGGATGCCGGAGCGCTGACCAACGACAGCCGGTTCCGCAACGTGCGGATCTACGAGGACGTGCCGGTGGGTTGCGCCGTCAACGATGATTTCGAGGGTGGCGCTGCCGCCTGGATCAATGGCGCTGCGGCGACCTGTACCACCGGTGACTTCGTGGTGGGTACGCCGACCCAGCAGACCAACGGCGGGGTGACCACCCAGGTCGGCGGTGACCACACCACCGGGTCCGGCAACGCCATCTTCACGGCGACCAACACCAGCGCCGGCAATGCCGACGTGGATGGCGGCACCTGCATCCTCGAGTCGCCGGTGTTCTCGGTGGCCGAGGCGTCGGTGTTGCGCGTTTGGTACTTCCACGGTCAGCGCGATGCCGGGGACGACGCGG
Encoded proteins:
- a CDS encoding M36 family metallopeptidase → MHRPSFPLKTLSVVAALAALLFTGGLWAVGPDAGEGHSLRDFDARVRYNQTFKVDPTAGQQQRIAAMSAAVPEMAVTFEETTGATRTVYNQTGYLTGPRSGEPLAIAKDYLQTQLGLLGLDGSDFAGHELTDLVPSRVTGASHVYLRQVHQGIPVYNGQLHVNVNREGRILGVNNSFLPKLALAVNRAQPGLRAVEAVRIAAEHLGLPVDIRALTRPNGVRQTTRLRARGVSLDEVEASLMWLPVRRGEARLVWNFNVRTPDGIHHYDFNIDAHDGRVWTRFDWTRSDSYRVYPIPAESPSHVSPVPPADGRTLVSDPASTAASPLGWHDTGTTSYTIMRGNNAHAFPDTDGNGAPPASETSCGASLDCDFSINLNQAPSQYQPAATANAFYWNNILHDIQYLYGFDEAAGNFQQNNFGNGGAGGDYVNVSVQSGNFRCPNNAFFSTPPDGGNGAMLMCLWTSPNPDRDGDLDNGIMAHEFGHGVSIRQVGGPSNSSCLNNNQQAGEGWSDLMSLMYTHEVGDQGTDPRGIGTYALNQPTSGAGIRTQRYSTNPAVNNHTYESIQGMAIPHGVGEVWAQAYWEVYWALVDQYGFDPDLYDASGGSGNQRAMFYFNEGLKNTACSPTFVDNRDGIIQAATDNFGGADVCLIWETFAAFGLGEDAVSGGSGSTNPTNGFAVPASCACQPSAVADAGPDQSICLGDSATVGTPALAGHSYSWAPGGQSTAQISVSPSTSTTYTVTATTTCGSAQDSATVTVDSGTGGGLNDDFEGSVAGWTTSGLWHVATNSTCASPQNGYTSPVNAFYYGQDSTCNYDSGAANSGSLTSPVITGITASSTLTFQYLRQVESFSGAFDSTVVEIVTGSGATTVFALDSSDASTSVWESSGAISLSAFAGQSIQVRFTFDTSDNVDNDQIGWFVDDVVVTGDSPCTPSNTPPTVTISSPADPTTVTQGASVTFTGTATDAEDGTLTGSLSWSSNLDGAIGSGGSFSTSSLSIGTHTVTASVTDSGSLSGSDTVTVTVNAPTNDVPNVNISSPADPTTVTEGTSVTFTGTATDTEDGTLTGSLSWSSNLDGVIGAGGSFSTSSLSVGAHTVTASVTDSGGATGSDTVSVTVNADTPGCSDCIDWSVTGTVSYSTQDASADVTVEDGGDTLLLEQNTWRRTTDTFTVTSNTVLEFDFSSTDEGEIHGIGFDEDDTISNAVRVFQVHGTQNWGSANHDFDNYVAGSGFVTYSIPVGQYYTGSGLRLVLVNDKDAGALTNDSRFRNVRIYEDVPVGCAVNDDFEGGAAAWINGAAATCTTGDFVVGTPTQQTNGGVTTQVGGDHTTGSGNAIFTATNTSAGNADVDGGTCILESPVFSVAEASVLRVWYFHGQRDAGDDAGDLFRLEVSTNGGSSYTSIVDLGDVTSNAAWTEATSAIPAGSSVMLRVQVADATADGDLVEAGIDDLSICPSP